One segment of Rosa chinensis cultivar Old Blush chromosome 6, RchiOBHm-V2, whole genome shotgun sequence DNA contains the following:
- the LOC112173082 gene encoding alcohol acyltransferase 9 — MLTAPYELPDCLYATQPTLIRPNTPTPKHCLRLSNLDDQKFLRFSIKYLYLFKTSVNLDAMKYALSKLLVLYYPLAGRLRTSPDHDQKLEVDCNGEGAVFAEAFMDITADQFLQLSEKPNRSWKKLLYKVEGALTFLDVPPLVVQVTNLRFGGMILCTAINHCLCDGIGTSQFLQAWAHLTAKPDLAPPISPVHSRHVLKSRTPPKVTFPHPQFHGNRDNSHADVLRFLQSQPLVPASLTFTHSHILHLKRQCVPSLKCTAFEALASHTWRSWVRSLDLSPSLNIKLLFSVNVRRRLNPEIPPAYYGNGFVLGCAQTTVEDLVSANLHHGVKLVQQAKAELSDDYVRSMVDLLEDKTVKTDLSTSLVISQWAKLGLEELDFGDGKALHMGPVTSDVYCLFLPVIGDSGAVRVLVSVPERVAEKFGYCMTEFLDKEVINNGDEHHAINGYHAADNGIMEY; from the exons ATGTTAACAGCTCCATATGAACTGCCGGATTGTTTATATGCAACACAACCAACACTAATCCGCCCAAACACGCCAACTCCCAAGCATTGCCTCCGTCTCTCCAATCTCGATGACCAGAAGTTTCTCCGATTCTCGATCAAATATCTCTACCTCTTCAAAACTTCTGTCAACTTAGACGCCATGAAATATGCCCTCTCTAAACTCCTGGTCCTCTACTACCCATTGGCCGGGAGGTTGAGGACCAGCCCTGACCATGATCAGAAGCTCGAGGTCGACTGCAATGGAGAAGGTGCTGTCTTTGCTGAGGCCTTCATGGATATCACTGCTGACCAGTTTCTTCAGCTTTCCGAGAAGCCAAACAGGTCTTGGAAGAAACTCTTGTACAAGGTCGAAGGAGCTCTCACTTTCTTGGATGTTCCTCCTCTTGTTGTTCAG GTCACGAATCTCCGCTTTGGTGGTATGATCCTCTGCACCGCAATCAATCACTGCTTATGCGACGGCATTGGCACGTCACAGTTTTTACAAGCCTGGGCCCACCTAACAGCCAAACCAGATCTTGCTCCACCAATCTCACCCGTCCATTCTCGCCACGTGCTGAAATCTCGTACTCCTCCAAAGGTAACCTTCCCTCACCCCCAGTTTCATGGTAATAGGGACAATAGCCACGCGGACGTCCTGAGATTCCTCCAATCTCAGCCGCTCGTCCCCGCATCCTTAACCTTCACCCACTCTCATATCCTTCACCTCAAGCGCCAGTGCGTACCCTCGCTAAAATGCACAGCTTTCGAAGCCCTAGCCTCGCACACGTGGCGCTCCTGGGTTAGGTCCTTGGATCTGTCACCCTCCCTCAACATAAAGCTCCTCTTCTCGGTTAACGTCCGGCGAAGGCTAAATCCGGAAATTCCACCAGCTTATTACGGTAACGGCTTCGTGCTAGGATGCGCACAAACCACCGTGGAGGACCTGGTCTCTGCTAACCTGCACCACGGCGTGAAGTTGGTCCAACAAGCCAAGGCAGAGCTTAGTGACGATTACGTGAGGTCTATGGTTGATTTGTTGGAGGACAAAACGGTAAAAACGGATCTGTCGACGAGTTTGGTTATATCACAgtgggctaagctagggttagaGGAGTTGGATTTTGGAGATGGAAAGGCGCTGCACATGGGTCCGGTAACAAGTGATGTTTACTGCCTGTTTTTACCGGTTATCGGAGATTCAGGTGCGGTGAGAGTGCTGGTGTCGGTGCCGGAGAGAGTGGCGGAGAAATTTGGATATTGCATGACTGAGTTTTTGGACAAAGAGGTGATCAACAATGGGGATGAACATCATGCTATTAATGGTTATCATGCAGCAGACAATGGAATTATGGAATATTAA
- the LOC112174066 gene encoding AP-4 complex subunit mu — MISQFFVLSQRGDNIVFRDYRGEVAKGSAEIFFRKVKFWKEDGEGEAPPVFNVDGVNYFHVKEAGLFFVATTRVNVSPSLVLELLRRIARVIKDYLGVLSEESLRKNFVLVYELLDQVIDFGFVQTTSTEVLKSYVFNEPIAVAADHLQPLGPAAIFMAKRMPVTTITKSVVANERGGRKREEIFVDIIENLSVTFSSSGYILTSEIDGTIQLKSYLTGNPDIRLALNEEVSIGRDGGSTYDYGSSLGSGPVILDDCNFHESVRLNNFDVDRTLTLGSTDGEFPIMNYRITQEFKPPFRINALVEESGRLKAEVTIKVHAEFPSSIIADKIMVQLPVPPYTTKVSFELEPGTVGNTTDFKEANKRIEWGLKKIVGGSEHTLHAKLTFAQELRGNITKEAGPVSMTFTIPMYNASRLQVKYLHITKKSKSYNPYRWVRYVTQSNSYVARL, encoded by the exons ATGATTTCTCAGTTCTTTGTTCTATCGCAGAGAGGCGATAATATCGTCTTCCGCGACT ATCGCGGTGAAGTAGCGAAGGGCAGTGCGGAGATTTTCTTCCGCAAGGTGAAGTTTTGGAAGGAGGATGGAGAAGGGGAAGCGCCACCTGTCTTT AATGTGGATGGTGTGAACTATTTTCACGTGAAGGAAGCTGGACTGTTCTTTGTTGCGACGACGAGAGTGAATGTGTCGCCTTCTCTGGTTTTGGAACTTTTGAGAAGGATTGCGAGAGTCATTAAAGATTACCTTGGGGTTCTTAGTGAAGAATCGTTGCGAAAAAACTTTGTGCTTGTGTATGAGTTGCTGGACCAAGTTATT GATTTTGGTTTTGTGCAAACGACTTCAACTGAGGTTTTGAAGTCGTATGTGTTCAATGAGCCGATTGCTGTTGCTGCTGACCATTTACAACCCCTTGGTCCTGCCGCGATTTTTATG GCCAAAAGAATGCCTGTGACAACTATCACAAAATCTGTTGTAGCTAATGAGCGTGGGGGTaggaagagagaggagattTTTGTGGACATAATTGAGAATCTGAGTGTCACATTCAGTTCCAGT GGGTATATACTTACTTCTGAAATTGATGGTACTATTCAATTGAAGAGTTATCTGACAGGCAATCCAGACATTCGACTTGCTCTTAATGAGGAAGTGAGTATAGGAAGAGATGGAGGGTCAACTTATG ATTATGGTAGTTCGCTTGGATCAGGGCCTGTCATACTAGATGATTGTAACTTCCATGAATCTGTACGTCTTAACAATTTTGACGTTGACAGAACACTGACACTG GGTTCAACAGATGGTGAATTTCCTATCATGAATTACCGCATAACTCAGGAATTCAAGCCTCCCTTTCGTATTAATGCATTAGTTGAAGAATCAGGGCGCCTTAAG GCTGAAGTGACTATCAAAGTGCATGCTGAATTCCCATCGAGCATCATTGCAGATAAAATTATGGTGCAGCTACCGGTGCCACCATATACAACCAA GGTTAGTTTTGAGTTGGAACCTGGAACAGTTGGAAACACAACCGATTTCAAGGAAGCAAACAAGAGAATTGAATGGGGTTTAAAGAAG ATCGTTGGTGGATCTGAACATACTTTACATGCGAAGCTGACATTTGCACAGGAATTACGTG GAAATATTACCAAGGAAGCTGGACCTGTGAGCATGACATTCACAATACCCATGTACAATGCTTCAAGGCTTCAG GTAAAATACTTGCATATAACAAAGAAGTCGAAGAGCTATAATCCATATAGATGGGTGAGATACGTCACACAGTCAAATTCCTATGTTGCTCGGTTATAA